One segment of Bradyrhizobium sp. CB2312 DNA contains the following:
- a CDS encoding thymidine phosphorylase family protein, translating into MNAIPPARAQLRSRRVNLDTGRENVVVISRRSTALRPDLFRGFSRVELRSGSKTQLATVLLTDDDSLVGPDELGMAEPAFRRFGQPAGSYIAVTPAPSPASLDAVRSKIQGKTLEASEIGAVIDDLVHYRYSDMEIAAFLVSSANFMTSGELIALTEAMARAGTQLRWNARTVVDKHCIGGIPGNRTSMIVVPIVAAHGLTIPKTSSRAITSPAGTADTMEVLARVDLSVEAMKEVVASCNGCLAWGGHVNLSPADDILIGVERPLALDTHEQMVASIVSKKLAAGSTHLLIDLPVGPNAKLTTASQAMRLRKLFQFVGDRFGLEVEVVTTDGRQPIGNGIGPALEAQDVMAVLANEPQAPRDLREKSLRLAAHLLEHDPDLRGGAGYARASELLESGAALRQMVKIIEAQGPAPSASEIGSLTLDIHAARDGVVSAIDCLRLNRLARTAGAPLDKGAGIKLFKKIGNRVEQGEPLYRIHAFEPSGFDLAVGMAQLDSAYRIEPQAGAAP; encoded by the coding sequence ATGAACGCCATTCCACCCGCCCGCGCCCAGCTCAGATCCCGCCGTGTCAATCTCGACACCGGCCGGGAAAACGTCGTTGTAATCTCCCGCCGCTCAACGGCGCTGCGGCCGGACCTGTTTCGAGGATTTTCGAGAGTCGAGCTGCGTAGCGGCTCGAAGACGCAGCTGGCGACGGTCCTTCTCACCGATGACGACAGCCTGGTCGGGCCCGACGAGCTTGGCATGGCCGAGCCTGCTTTTCGCCGCTTTGGCCAGCCGGCAGGCAGCTACATTGCGGTCACCCCTGCTCCTTCGCCAGCAAGTCTGGACGCGGTTCGCTCCAAGATTCAGGGCAAGACCCTCGAGGCTTCCGAGATCGGCGCCGTCATCGACGATCTCGTGCACTATCGCTATTCGGATATGGAAATCGCCGCGTTCCTCGTCAGCTCCGCCAATTTCATGACATCCGGTGAGTTGATCGCTCTTACGGAGGCCATGGCGAGAGCCGGAACGCAGCTCAGATGGAATGCCAGGACCGTCGTCGACAAGCATTGCATTGGCGGCATTCCCGGCAATCGCACGTCCATGATCGTGGTCCCGATTGTGGCTGCGCACGGACTGACAATCCCGAAGACGTCGTCGCGCGCGATCACGTCGCCTGCCGGAACGGCCGATACCATGGAGGTACTGGCCCGGGTCGACCTCAGCGTCGAAGCGATGAAGGAGGTCGTTGCCTCCTGCAATGGCTGCCTTGCCTGGGGCGGACACGTCAATCTGTCGCCGGCAGATGACATCCTGATCGGCGTCGAGCGGCCGCTGGCGCTGGATACGCACGAACAGATGGTTGCATCCATTGTGTCGAAGAAGCTGGCCGCCGGCTCGACGCATCTTCTCATCGACCTTCCCGTCGGGCCTAACGCCAAGCTTACGACTGCATCGCAGGCTATGCGGCTCCGCAAGCTGTTTCAGTTCGTCGGCGATCGGTTTGGCCTCGAAGTGGAGGTCGTGACCACCGATGGACGGCAGCCCATCGGCAACGGTATCGGCCCGGCGCTTGAGGCCCAGGACGTGATGGCAGTCCTCGCCAATGAGCCCCAGGCCCCGCGCGATCTTCGAGAGAAGTCGCTACGCCTTGCCGCACACCTTCTGGAACACGACCCTGACTTGCGCGGAGGCGCTGGCTATGCACGTGCAAGCGAGCTCCTGGAGAGCGGGGCGGCGCTTCGACAGATGGTGAAGATCATCGAGGCCCAGGGCCCAGCGCCTTCCGCCAGCGAAATCGGTAGTCTTACCCTCGACATTCACGCCGCAAGAGACGGTGTCGTCTCCGCGATCGATTGCTTGCGCCTCAACCGGCTGGCGCGGACGGCAGGCGCCCCGCTCGACAAGGGCGCAGGCATCAAGTTGTTCAAGAAGATTGGCAATCGGGTCGAGCAAGGGGAGCCGCTCTATCGCATTCACGCGTTCGAGCCCTCGGGGTTTGACCTCGCTGTCGGCATGGCCCAGCTGGACTCTGCTTACCGGATCGAACCGCAAGCCGGGGCAGCGCCATGA
- a CDS encoding ribose-phosphate diphosphokinase, whose amino-acid sequence MIRSAAQWLPTSTHFGPRLAEILGIVGHEILLHRFPDGELRATVGPAATTTIVCCSLNQPNEKLIALLFAAEALRRDGAKRLVLVSPYLGYMRQDAAFHPGEAISQRAIGTLLANTFDCVITFDAHLHRTPNLAEVFPGIEAHNLSAAPAIEAVLRAETVAPTTVVVGPDEESRSWVADIAGRLGLAYSVARKVRRSDQSVQIAFTDASLFAGRPVLFIDDIVSSGGTLTACAEALAASGASSIEAIIVHALFPRALMTAFGRAGIRSVRSTNSVPHPTNAIRLDELLARALRREVVGMPETGSPP is encoded by the coding sequence ATGATCAGGAGTGCAGCTCAATGGCTGCCCACCTCCACCCATTTCGGGCCTCGGCTTGCTGAAATTCTGGGTATTGTCGGCCATGAAATCCTCTTGCATCGATTTCCCGATGGGGAGCTGCGGGCAACCGTCGGCCCAGCGGCGACCACCACGATAGTCTGTTGCTCGCTCAATCAACCTAATGAAAAGCTGATTGCGCTGCTGTTTGCTGCGGAGGCCTTGCGGCGCGATGGAGCCAAGCGTCTCGTGCTCGTTTCGCCATATCTCGGCTACATGCGCCAGGACGCGGCGTTCCATCCGGGTGAGGCGATTAGTCAGCGCGCAATCGGCACCCTTCTGGCGAACACCTTCGATTGCGTCATCACGTTTGATGCGCATCTCCATCGGACGCCGAACCTCGCCGAGGTCTTTCCTGGTATTGAAGCGCACAACCTGTCGGCGGCTCCTGCGATCGAAGCTGTGCTTCGTGCCGAGACAGTCGCGCCCACGACCGTTGTGGTCGGTCCCGATGAAGAATCGCGATCTTGGGTGGCCGACATTGCCGGCCGTCTCGGACTTGCGTACAGCGTGGCGCGAAAAGTACGCCGGAGTGATCAGTCGGTGCAGATCGCCTTCACAGACGCGTCGCTGTTCGCCGGCCGTCCCGTGCTCTTCATCGACGACATCGTGTCGTCCGGTGGGACCCTTACCGCCTGTGCGGAAGCTCTTGCCGCGTCAGGAGCCTCTTCTATCGAGGCCATCATCGTTCACGCACTATTTCCGCGCGCACTGATGACAGCGTTCGGTCGCGCCGGCATTCGTTCCGTCCGATCCACCAACAGCGTGCCACATCCAACCAACGCCATCCGCCTCGACGAACTTCTCGCTCGCGCGTTGCGGCGGGAAGTTGTTGGCATGCCGGAGACTGGGAGCCCCCCGTGA
- a CDS encoding rhodanese family protein, giving the protein MSLPTIKPTEARRLLDSGALLIDIREADEHARAKIPGARHLPLSKLDEADFALHQGKPVIFHCKSGARTQANAPRLATKLSEPCEAFIVEGGLDAWRKAGLPVVNDRRQPLELQRQVQIGAGSLAVVGTLLGLFVSPWFFAVPAFVGAGLFAAGVTGFCGMARILMRAPWNRSVYAPPTRAT; this is encoded by the coding sequence ATGTCACTACCCACAATCAAGCCGACCGAGGCACGCCGCCTTCTCGACAGTGGTGCCCTCCTGATCGACATCCGCGAAGCTGATGAGCACGCCCGCGCGAAAATTCCGGGCGCGCGGCACCTTCCCCTGTCGAAGCTCGACGAGGCCGACTTCGCCTTGCATCAGGGCAAGCCGGTCATCTTTCATTGCAAAAGCGGCGCCCGCACTCAGGCCAACGCGCCACGGCTCGCGACGAAGCTGAGCGAACCCTGCGAAGCCTTTATCGTCGAAGGCGGGCTCGACGCCTGGCGCAAGGCCGGCCTACCGGTCGTGAACGACCGGCGCCAACCGCTGGAGCTTCAGCGCCAAGTGCAGATCGGGGCCGGCAGTCTTGCTGTCGTGGGCACGCTGCTCGGGCTCTTCGTATCGCCGTGGTTCTTTGCTGTGCCGGCCTTCGTCGGTGCGGGGCTGTTCGCGGCTGGTGTCACGGGCTTTTGCGGCATGGCCCGGATTCTCATGCGCGCGCCTTGGAACCGCAGCGTCTACGCCCCGCCCACGCGGGCCACGTGA
- a CDS encoding DUF6064 family protein, which yields MLPFSVEQFFGVFASYNRAIWPAQIVALMIGGLAFALVFRRCKRSDEIIAGVLAVMWAWTGLIYHLIFFAPINKMAYAFGALFAVQAMAFGYVGVIQGRMTFGRSNGPVAWIGIAFVLYAAAIYSLLGVATGHDLAELPAFGVTPCPVTIFTFGMLLLAIRPIPRVLLIIPVLWSLIGGSAAILLHVPQDWGLLVSGIVSAALLARRDQRLAPAP from the coding sequence ATGTTGCCGTTTTCTGTCGAGCAATTTTTCGGGGTCTTCGCAAGCTACAACAGAGCGATTTGGCCGGCACAGATCGTTGCCTTGATGATAGGGGGCCTGGCGTTCGCACTGGTATTCCGCAGGTGCAAGCGGTCCGACGAGATCATCGCCGGTGTCCTTGCTGTGATGTGGGCGTGGACGGGGCTCATCTATCATTTGATATTTTTCGCGCCCATCAACAAGATGGCCTATGCATTCGGTGCATTGTTCGCAGTTCAGGCCATGGCGTTTGGATACGTTGGTGTCATACAGGGGCGAATGACTTTCGGCCGGAGCAACGGTCCGGTAGCATGGATTGGCATTGCATTCGTTCTCTATGCGGCAGCCATCTACTCGCTTCTTGGCGTGGCGACCGGTCATGACCTTGCGGAACTGCCTGCGTTCGGTGTAACGCCATGCCCCGTCACGATCTTCACGTTCGGGATGCTGCTGCTCGCAATCCGGCCGATTCCCCGCGTGCTGCTGATCATTCCTGTCCTCTGGTCGCTCATCGGCGGCAGCGCGGCAATCCTGCTGCACGTGCCGCAGGACTGGGGGCTGCTCGTGAGTGGAATCGTATCAGCCGCTTTGCTCGCTCGCCGCGACCAGAGGTTGGCGCCAGCCCCCTGA
- a CDS encoding MBL fold metallo-hydrolase codes for MSVTIQFCGAARTVTGSCYLFATPKGQFLVDCGLFQGPKTLKALNYGAFPFCPADVDAVLLTHAHIDHSGLLPKLKREGFSGPIVATRGTIDLCSYMLPDAGNIQETEVAALNRRNAARGRAAVTPIYSQADAIATLDAFRPVEYQTWHTVVPGVRARYWNAGHLLGSASIELEFADQGKNGGPLRVLMSGDIGPDAKLLEPDPEAPTNFDYVFCESTYGDSDRPSTTHALRRAHLAQEVRDAASGRGALLIPAFAVERTQELIVDLADLMARGEIPTAPIFLDSPLAIRATEVFRNNAASLDPSVGLDRLLTSSQLHFTETVDESKSIARLSGFHIIIAASGMCDAGRIRHHLKRWLWRRECTVLLAGFQAQGTLGRFLRDGAKAVRIQGEEIKVAARIRYIDEYSGHADGPELARWIAARRPIHRGLLIVHGEEHALGGLLHRVAERTVPTAQIFTPMLDDVYELSTAAPTPIDVARRRRLAPDAVVNLDWHNDMSKLLLDINDQIEAAADDRSRGVIIRKLRRALEEM; via the coding sequence GTGAGCGTCACCATCCAGTTTTGCGGCGCCGCCCGCACCGTTACCGGCTCCTGCTATCTCTTTGCTACGCCGAAAGGACAATTCCTGGTCGATTGCGGGCTGTTCCAGGGACCGAAAACGTTGAAAGCGCTGAACTATGGTGCATTCCCGTTTTGCCCCGCGGATGTCGATGCCGTTTTGCTGACGCATGCCCACATCGACCACAGCGGGCTCCTGCCGAAGCTCAAGCGTGAGGGCTTTTCAGGCCCGATCGTGGCGACGCGCGGCACCATCGACCTCTGCTCCTACATGCTTCCCGACGCAGGCAACATCCAGGAAACGGAGGTTGCCGCCTTGAACCGCCGAAACGCCGCCCGAGGGCGGGCCGCCGTCACGCCCATCTACAGCCAGGCCGATGCGATTGCGACGCTCGATGCCTTCCGCCCGGTCGAATACCAGACGTGGCACACGGTGGTGCCGGGCGTACGCGCCCGCTATTGGAATGCCGGCCATTTGCTCGGCTCGGCTTCGATAGAGCTGGAATTCGCCGATCAAGGCAAAAACGGAGGGCCGTTGCGTGTCTTGATGTCGGGTGACATCGGCCCAGACGCCAAATTGCTGGAGCCGGATCCGGAGGCACCGACCAACTTCGATTACGTATTTTGCGAGTCGACCTACGGCGATAGCGACCGCCCGTCCACAACTCACGCGCTGCGGCGCGCGCATCTCGCCCAGGAGGTGCGCGATGCCGCCAGCGGACGCGGCGCGCTGCTAATCCCCGCTTTTGCGGTAGAACGCACCCAGGAGCTGATCGTCGACCTGGCCGACTTGATGGCCCGCGGCGAGATTCCGACCGCACCGATCTTCCTCGATTCGCCTTTGGCGATCCGTGCGACGGAAGTCTTCCGGAATAACGCGGCCAGCCTCGATCCGAGCGTCGGTCTGGACCGGCTTCTGACCTCCAGTCAGTTGCACTTCACGGAAACCGTTGATGAAAGCAAGTCGATCGCCAGGCTCTCCGGCTTTCACATCATCATTGCCGCAAGCGGAATGTGCGACGCCGGCCGCATCCGCCATCATCTGAAGCGATGGTTGTGGCGCAGGGAGTGCACGGTCCTGCTTGCGGGATTCCAGGCTCAAGGCACCCTAGGCCGCTTCCTGCGAGATGGCGCGAAAGCGGTGAGGATTCAGGGCGAAGAGATCAAAGTCGCTGCGAGGATTCGATATATCGACGAATACTCCGGGCACGCCGACGGTCCGGAACTCGCGCGCTGGATTGCCGCTCGGCGTCCCATTCATCGTGGTCTGTTGATCGTGCATGGGGAAGAGCACGCGCTCGGAGGCCTTCTGCACCGGGTCGCCGAACGGACCGTGCCAACAGCGCAGATTTTCACGCCGATGCTGGACGACGTCTACGAATTATCGACAGCCGCGCCGACACCGATCGACGTTGCTCGCCGCCGCAGGCTCGCTCCCGATGCAGTCGTCAACCTCGATTGGCACAACGATATGTCCAAACTGCTTCTCGATATCAACGACCAGATCGAAGCGGCCGCAGACGATCGATCACGGGGCGTGATCATCCGAAAATTGCGCAGAGCGCTCGAAGAGATGTGA
- a CDS encoding host attachment family protein, which translates to MTKIPHRAVVFVGDGRKALFFRNEGDEKFPHLKVEAAFEDQNPPAHDQGSDRPGRVSKASHSGQRSALEATDWHELEERRFVKQVAVAVERIVRGEPSTALIIVAPPRTLAALRSDFHPDVKRRIVAELAKDLTRHPVGDIERHLLDE; encoded by the coding sequence ATGACCAAGATACCGCATCGTGCCGTAGTGTTCGTCGGCGACGGGCGAAAGGCGCTATTCTTCCGGAACGAAGGCGACGAGAAGTTCCCGCATTTGAAGGTAGAAGCCGCCTTCGAGGATCAGAACCCGCCGGCTCATGACCAGGGAAGCGATCGGCCTGGCCGGGTGAGCAAAGCCTCGCATAGCGGGCAGAGAAGCGCCTTGGAGGCCACCGATTGGCATGAGCTCGAGGAGCGCCGCTTTGTGAAGCAGGTGGCGGTTGCCGTGGAGCGCATTGTACGCGGCGAGCCGTCGACGGCGCTGATCATCGTCGCACCGCCGCGCACTCTGGCGGCGCTTCGGTCGGATTTTCATCCTGATGTAAAGCGACGGATCGTGGCGGAGCTTGCCAAAGACCTCACCAGGCATCCGGTCGGTGACATCGAAAGGCATTTGCTGGACGAGTAG
- a CDS encoding sulfite exporter TauE/SafE family protein: MLSLTQGALGLASGSLVGFSLGLVGGGGSILAVPLLVYLVGVSDPHVAIGTSAIAVAANAAVNLVNHARAGNVKWRCASVFALAGMAGAFLGSTLGKVIEGQKLLALFAIVMMAVGALMLKGRAGAGEPSVRLNRENLPKLFALGGLTGALSGFFGIGGGFLVVPALIAATGMPILYAVGSSLVAVTAFGLTAANYALSGFVDWYLAALFISGGVLGGMLGAGSASSLAARKGALNTVFAALIFAVAIYMLVRNLGFT, translated from the coding sequence ATGCTGTCGCTGACCCAAGGTGCGCTCGGTCTCGCCTCTGGCTCGTTGGTCGGCTTTTCGCTCGGGCTGGTCGGAGGAGGCGGTTCGATCTTGGCCGTGCCGCTTCTCGTCTATCTCGTCGGGGTGTCGGATCCGCACGTGGCGATCGGCACCAGTGCGATCGCAGTTGCGGCAAACGCTGCAGTGAACCTCGTCAACCACGCTCGGGCTGGCAATGTGAAGTGGCGTTGCGCCTCCGTGTTCGCGCTCGCAGGCATGGCCGGCGCCTTTCTCGGCTCTACCCTTGGCAAGGTCATCGAAGGACAGAAGTTGCTGGCGCTGTTCGCTATCGTCATGATGGCGGTGGGCGCGCTGATGCTGAAGGGCCGCGCCGGCGCGGGCGAGCCATCGGTCCGGCTCAACCGAGAGAACCTGCCGAAACTCTTCGCGCTGGGAGGTCTCACGGGAGCCTTGTCCGGCTTCTTCGGGATCGGCGGTGGCTTTCTAGTCGTACCGGCGCTGATTGCGGCCACCGGCATGCCTATCCTCTATGCGGTCGGTTCCTCCCTTGTGGCGGTGACAGCCTTCGGGCTGACGGCGGCCAACTACGCCCTGTCCGGTTTCGTGGATTGGTATCTCGCCGCGTTGTTTATCTCCGGCGGAGTTCTTGGCGGGATGCTCGGCGCCGGCTCGGCCAGCTCGCTCGCCGCGCGCAAAGGCGCATTGAACACCGTATTCGCGGCCCTGATATTTGCGGTGGCGATCTATATGCTGGTCCGCAATCTCGGCTTCACGTGA
- a CDS encoding universal stress protein encodes MSFASVMVYVHPEQQEEGQIAVAEGIARGFEASILGVAAIATEPTIAAEGVIIQETTAEDLERIRATLSAKEMWFRRIVRLPSEKVEWRSAIGFPTEFLAEQARAADLVVVKRNSLRPMTPRYLDSAGAMLRMGRPTLSVPDGVTELAGDRIVIGWKDTREARLAVREALPFLIRASKVTIAEICTPDEQDAAHGGGRDVANYLKKHGVSCEHEVRVHTAEPDADYLIRLAAGVGADLIVTGGYGHSRLGEWIFGGMTHSLLQQARVCLLMAH; translated from the coding sequence ATGTCTTTCGCCAGCGTCATGGTCTACGTCCATCCGGAGCAGCAGGAAGAAGGGCAGATTGCCGTCGCGGAAGGCATCGCGCGTGGATTTGAGGCGTCCATCCTCGGTGTCGCGGCGATCGCGACAGAACCCACGATAGCTGCCGAGGGCGTGATAATCCAGGAGACGACAGCCGAGGATCTCGAGCGCATACGGGCAACGCTGTCGGCCAAAGAGATGTGGTTCAGGCGAATTGTCCGCCTTCCAAGCGAAAAGGTTGAATGGCGCTCGGCAATCGGATTCCCGACTGAGTTTCTTGCTGAGCAAGCCAGGGCTGCTGACCTTGTTGTCGTCAAGCGAAACAGCTTAAGGCCAATGACCCCCCGGTATCTCGATTCCGCCGGCGCCATGTTGCGAATGGGCCGTCCCACGCTTTCGGTGCCGGACGGTGTGACGGAACTGGCCGGCGATCGCATCGTGATCGGCTGGAAGGATACTCGGGAAGCGCGTCTCGCCGTTCGCGAAGCGCTGCCGTTCTTGATACGGGCGTCGAAGGTCACGATCGCCGAAATCTGCACACCGGACGAACAGGATGCGGCACATGGCGGGGGCCGGGATGTGGCCAACTATCTCAAAAAACATGGCGTGAGCTGCGAGCACGAAGTTCGTGTGCATACGGCGGAGCCGGATGCTGACTATCTCATTCGCCTTGCCGCGGGCGTCGGTGCCGACCTCATCGTTACTGGAGGCTATGGACATAGCAGGTTGGGCGAATGGATATTTGGCGGCATGACGCATAGCCTCCTCCAACAGGCGCGAGTCTGCCTGCTGATGGCCCACTAG
- a CDS encoding MBL fold metallo-hydrolase, producing the protein MSGQPIIRAFFDEPTNTVSYLVADPATKKAAIIDPVFDYDHNSGEVDTRSVASMLKSAVEAGYTIEWVLETHAHADHLSGAPFIKAKTGAQIGIGEHIKDVQRIFRPIFNATDLKTDGSDFDRLFRDDERFKVGELDVEVIFTPGHTPADVSYKIEDALFVGDTLFMPDYGTARADFPGGDAHKLYRSIKRLLALPPETRLFMCHDYKAPGRDTYAWETTVHEQREKNVQAKEGVTEAEFVAMRQARDATLSAPRLLLPSIQVNIRAGKFPPAEANGVRYLTIPVTLKGGAETCV; encoded by the coding sequence ATGTCAGGACAACCCATCATCCGAGCGTTCTTCGACGAGCCGACCAACACGGTGAGCTATCTGGTCGCCGATCCGGCGACCAAGAAGGCCGCTATCATCGACCCCGTATTTGACTACGACCACAATTCGGGCGAGGTGGACACGCGATCGGTTGCGTCCATGCTGAAGAGCGCCGTAGAGGCGGGCTACACGATCGAATGGGTGCTCGAGACGCATGCCCATGCCGACCATCTCTCGGGCGCCCCCTTCATCAAGGCGAAGACAGGTGCCCAAATCGGCATCGGCGAGCACATCAAGGACGTGCAGCGCATCTTCCGGCCGATCTTCAATGCCACCGACCTGAAGACGGACGGCAGCGACTTCGATCGCCTCTTCCGGGACGACGAGCGCTTCAAGGTCGGCGAACTCGACGTGGAGGTGATCTTCACGCCCGGGCACACGCCCGCCGACGTTTCTTACAAGATCGAGGATGCCCTGTTCGTCGGCGATACCCTGTTCATGCCGGACTACGGCACGGCGCGGGCCGACTTCCCAGGCGGCGACGCGCACAAGCTCTACCGGTCGATCAAGCGCCTCCTGGCGCTGCCGCCCGAGACACGGCTATTCATGTGTCACGACTACAAGGCGCCGGGCCGCGACACATACGCCTGGGAGACCACGGTGCACGAACAGCGCGAGAAGAATGTCCAGGCCAAGGAGGGCGTCACGGAGGCTGAGTTCGTGGCCATGCGCCAGGCGCGAGATGCCACGCTCTCGGCGCCCAGGCTGCTGCTGCCGTCTATCCAGGTCAACATCCGCGCCGGCAAATTTCCGCCTGCCGAAGCCAACGGAGTACGCTATCTCACCATTCCCGTGACGCTGAAAGGAGGAGCGGAGACCTGCGTTTGA
- a CDS encoding CBS domain-containing protein, translating into MRASDIMRTSFATVKPEAPLLEALHLLLETNQRGLPVLDNEGALVGIIAEGDFLHRHELGVTYPEGCWLEWLLGKQEGELARERTRGLRVEAVMSRHPVCVDENATIDAVVKEMDVYQISQVPVLRKRKVVGIVGRMQMLTALESCLREPGRALRE; encoded by the coding sequence ATGAGGGCGTCAGATATCATGCGGACCTCGTTCGCAACCGTGAAGCCGGAAGCGCCGTTGCTGGAGGCCCTCCATCTCCTGCTCGAGACCAATCAACGCGGCCTGCCGGTCCTCGATAATGAAGGGGCCTTGGTCGGCATCATTGCCGAAGGCGATTTCCTCCATCGTCATGAGCTAGGCGTCACCTATCCCGAGGGGTGTTGGCTCGAATGGCTACTGGGGAAGCAGGAAGGCGAGCTCGCTCGTGAGCGAACCAGGGGACTGCGGGTCGAAGCGGTCATGAGCCGTCACCCCGTTTGCGTCGACGAGAATGCGACGATCGATGCGGTCGTCAAGGAAATGGATGTCTACCAGATCTCGCAGGTGCCGGTGCTCCGCAAGAGAAAGGTCGTGGGTATCGTTGGCCGAATGCAGATGCTTACAGCGCTGGAGAGCTGTCTTAGGGAGCCTGGGCGAGCCTTAAGGGAGTAG
- a CDS encoding metalloregulator ArsR/SmtB family transcription factor: MASRAFDLETFEKKAVEVAGILRALANERRLMILCNLVECGESNVNALAEAVGLSQSALSQHLARMRDEGLVTFRRESQTLWYRIADPRIEQLFATLHQLYCKPVKAKS, translated from the coding sequence ATGGCCTCCCGGGCCTTCGATCTGGAGACATTCGAAAAGAAGGCCGTTGAGGTCGCCGGAATCCTGCGCGCGCTCGCCAACGAGCGTCGCCTGATGATCCTGTGCAACCTCGTCGAATGCGGCGAGAGCAACGTGAATGCCCTCGCGGAAGCCGTGGGGCTGTCGCAATCGGCGCTGTCGCAGCACCTCGCGAGGATGCGCGACGAGGGCCTCGTCACCTTTCGGCGCGAAAGCCAGACGCTCTGGTACCGGATCGCCGATCCGCGCATCGAGCAACTCTTTGCGACGCTGCACCAGCTCTATTGCAAGCCCGTCAAGGCGAAGAGCTGA
- a CDS encoding OpgC domain-containing protein, producing MGPLDDMPDRDIRLDACRGIALWFVFINHIPGNICSWLTLSHYGFSDTTEVFMFVSGLTCTMAYGHVFRSAGTWATICHTVRRSWEIYSAFLLLTLFLVVAVHWMDADLADEANVAIVLQKPGEALSRAAILQYRPVNTDVLPTFVLFHLLFAPWLLLLLRWPNAVLAASALLYGLVQIYGWNFRGWPTNDWYFNPLAWQFLVTLGGWWVVVGRWRLMPLVTSRPVFALSAAYLIWSLAVAMSWISPALELAVPQFLKGLIYPINKPDLDPLRLLHFLALSICITNLVPAHWAALRSSALLGAVRCGENSLEIYCVGVLLSLAAYIFLRTVFDGVLAQVIVSGTGIALLTVFATLLTWFTGLAAPRIRLL from the coding sequence ATGGGCCCGCTCGACGATATGCCAGACCGAGACATTCGGCTCGATGCCTGCAGAGGCATTGCACTCTGGTTCGTCTTCATCAACCACATCCCGGGGAATATCTGCAGTTGGCTCACCTTGAGCCACTATGGATTCAGCGACACCACGGAAGTCTTCATGTTTGTCTCGGGGTTGACGTGTACGATGGCATATGGACACGTGTTCAGAAGCGCTGGGACTTGGGCGACGATCTGTCATACGGTTCGACGGAGCTGGGAGATTTATTCGGCATTTCTGCTGTTGACGCTATTTCTGGTCGTGGCCGTTCATTGGATGGATGCCGACCTCGCAGACGAGGCAAATGTGGCGATCGTCTTGCAGAAGCCGGGAGAAGCGCTGTCGCGTGCGGCAATCCTGCAATACCGGCCCGTCAATACGGATGTGCTGCCGACCTTCGTGCTCTTCCATTTGCTGTTTGCACCGTGGCTTTTGCTTTTGCTCAGATGGCCAAATGCCGTTTTGGCCGCTTCGGCCCTGTTGTATGGCCTGGTTCAGATATACGGCTGGAATTTTCGGGGATGGCCGACGAACGACTGGTACTTCAACCCGCTCGCCTGGCAGTTTCTCGTCACGCTGGGTGGATGGTGGGTGGTGGTGGGGCGCTGGCGGCTAATGCCACTCGTGACGTCACGTCCGGTGTTCGCACTGTCGGCCGCATACCTGATTTGGTCGCTAGCTGTTGCAATGAGCTGGATCAGTCCGGCTCTTGAGCTCGCAGTTCCGCAGTTCCTGAAAGGCTTGATCTACCCGATAAACAAGCCGGACCTTGATCCGCTGCGACTTCTGCATTTCCTTGCGCTGTCGATCTGTATCACCAATCTCGTGCCGGCGCATTGGGCCGCTTTGCGGTCGAGCGCGCTGCTGGGAGCCGTTCGTTGCGGAGAGAATTCGCTTGAGATCTACTGTGTGGGCGTCTTGTTGTCCCTTGCGGCATATATCTTTCTGAGAACCGTATTTGACGGCGTGCTCGCTCAAGTCATAGTCAGCGGCACGGGCATCGCCCTTCTTACCGTCTTTGCCACCTTGCTGACCTGGTTCACTGGCCTTGCCGCGCCTCGAATAAGGCTACTTTGA